The genomic DNA TGCAAGAATTGATGGATTATCCGAATGGGGCATCTATCGCAGGATCATCTTACCATTGACTAAACCAGCTTTGGCTAGTTTGACGATCATCACTTTTGTCAATACATGGAATGACTACATGGGACCATTCATTTATCTGTCATCTACAGAAAACAAAACGATCCAATTAGGATTGAAAATGTTCGTTGGCTTGTACGATACGGAATATGCCTTGATCATGGCAGCGTCTGTGTTGTCTGTTTTACCAGTTGCGATTGTCTTTTTAGCCATGCAAAAATATTTTGTTGAAGGTATTGCTTCTTCTGGGGTCAAAGGATAGAAAGGAAAGACTATGTTTAAAAAGCAAACATTTGAAACGAATGTTTACATGAAGCTGTTTCGTTTAGCATATAGTTTTCTGGCGGGCAATCTATGCTTATTACTGGTGAATCTCCCATTTTTTTTAGTCGTAGTAACTACTGCGATCGATATCAGGAATAGCCTCATTTTCTTAGGAAGTCTGTTTTTTTTCTTACCTGCCGCCATGACAATTTTTGCCTGGTTTGTTGAGGGAATCCAAGAAAACGAAGTTCCAGTCAAAACTTTTTTTCAATTGTATCGCCGGGCATGGAAAAAAAGTATGTACTTAGGTGGTCCAGGATATCTTGTAATCGTGATCTCTTTTGTCGATATCCTGTTTTTCATGCACCAACCAATCGGAAAATGGCTCATTCCTTTCTTTTTCTTATTGATCATCTTAGCTATTAGTCTGATCGCGAATAACTTTTATCTCCAAGTAAGAAATCCAGAAATCTCCATACGAAAAATCTACCACGTCTCTTTCTATTATGTATTGAAAAAGTGGTACATTAGTTTATTGAATACTATTTTGGTGTTTCTTTTGCTGATCGTGATGGTCGTTAAGCCCCAATTTGGTTTCTTACTCACTCCCTGTTTATTTCTAGGCTTGATTTATTTGAACTGTAAGCAGACCTATCGACATTTAAGTCAAAATCAGTAGACGCTAAAGAATAAAAAATTTGAAAAACAACCAGCCCCCAAAAGTGAGACCAAAAATCTAACTTTTGGGGGCTAATCATTTTGAATAATATTCATTTTGAATAATATTCATTGATCAGTGCCACGAAGATATAGGGGAAAGTTCAATAGATACTAGAATCGAAAGCTTTTTCCAACCAATAGCCATAGGACAAGTGGTATCAGGAACAGCCCGCTTGCAGTCATGATCCAATCAATTGAGATGACATCTGCTAATGGACCTAAAATCAACATCGTAGCCGGTGAAGCAATACTGATTGCCATTGTTACTAAACTCATGACACGCCCCATATGGGCATGATCGGTTTTTGCTTGGAAGAATGAAACCATAGCAGTTCGTGAGATGGGCACAACAAAACCAATTGCTACCATCATGGCGAAATACAGCCAGAAATTTGATGTCAGACCTAACAAAATAAAAGGAAGAATCAATAATGAATAGCCTAAAGCAATCGTTTTGATTTTATTTTTGAAACCTCCCCAAGTACTCATCACAGATCCTCCAACTAACATCCCAGCAGCAAAACCAATCTCAATGGCTGATAGCTGCCATAGTCCGTCATGAAAATTACGAGTGATTTGTAAAGGCGCTAAATTTGCAGCAGGTGTAGAAAATATACTGCCCATAAAACCAACAAGGATCAGTGCGAGCAGGATTTTATGAGTACGGAGGTATTTGATACCTGAGTTTATTTCGGATAACACGTTTATTTTATTTGTTTCTTGAGATTTCATTGGGGAAACTGTTACTCGAAAAAACAGCATAGTCACACCGATAACCGCTGTCACAAAGTCGATCATCAATATCATCTCTAAAGGTAAAACTGTCAGTAATGTTGCTGCTAATGCAGGACTTGCAAGCATCATCACAGCTTGGATCGTTTGATCAATGCCGTTGATCCGTACTAAGTGCTTTTCTTTGGCAATTTGTGGAATGAGCGAAGAGACAGCAGGCGTTTGAAATCCTTGACCTACAGAGCGAATGAATATCAGTCCCAATAATAAGAAAAGATTATGCTCCATTTCTTTGTTTATCATCAATAAAATCGCCATGAACAAAGAAGCAAGTGCAACGCAGCTATCAGATAAAATAGCGATTTTTTTTCGGTCGTAATGATCAGCAAGTGCTCCTGCAAAAGGCATGACCAGCACCATTGGTAAGATGCCAATAGCGTTCATCAAACCAACCATCGTTCCTGATTGGGTTGATAATGTGACATGCCAAATAATAGCATACTGTACCAACATCGTTCCGATCATTGAGATGGCTTGCGATGTTAGTAAGTATGCTATGTTCGTTTTCCAATTCTTTTCATCATAAATAATTTTTGACATTTGTATTCTCTCCCTTTTGATATAAATCATGTGCTTAACAATTTATATGCCCAAAAGGGTTTTTCGGAGAATGTGTCCTAATTGCTGTCACGAATTTATCATATCTAAAAAAATTTGTAAAGAACAAATAGGAGGGAAGTACTCATGCAAACGATTATGATACTAAAAAGATCTTTTATTAGGAATGTAATAAATAACAATGTAAAAATGATAGGATGAGTTGCGTAATAAATTGATCTAAGAGATAGTAGTGAAATTGAATCCTTAAATATAAAGATGAATCAACCGCATTGATTTTGGATTTTCCAAAAATGAGCAACTATTAAATAACGATTTATTTTGATGGAGAAGTAGCTGATAAATTGTTTAGAGGATGTTTCTCAGTTTTTCGTTTTTTGATTGTCTTTGACGTATCTATTAAATAGAGAAGCGAAACTTTATTTTTGAAAGGAAAAGAGGGAGAGATGAGAAAACGAACAAACAACTTTTAATGGGTATAGTAGTGCTGATCAGTTTGGTAATGATTGGAATCGGCGGGAAAGTATACATGGATAACAGGGAAGAAAGAAAAGCGCAAGAATTGTTAGCAGTCGAGAAGCAATCGGTCCAAGTATTAAAAAATACATTTGCGGATATTGCAGAAGTTAAATTTGAACGTTCTGCTAAAAATGAAATGACAGGTTCATACACCCTATTTGTAACAATCAAAAATAAAAAAGGGGAACGTGACTCATTTTCTTTTTCTTTTTGGAAAGAGAGAAATGAAATTGGTTCATATATTATCAATAATGTAAATGTTCAAAAAGAAGGGATCACAAAAGAACCGATCCATATCGTATTCTCAAATAATATGGAGGGTAAACTATGACATTTAGTGATAAAGAATATCAAGAATTTAGTGATAAAGTATATCGGTTAGATCAAAATGATGATAAGAAATATGATTCAGATATGACAGAGGGAACTATTTTTAAAATAGATAAAAAATATAAAATTTTAAAGATTCAAGAGAACTTTGGTTCAGATGGCATGCAAGCTATGGCAGTCGCTCCGTTGGATGAAAAAGGGAACGTTGATACTTCCCGAGTAGTGATTTGTTATGCACGAACAAATATATAAGATATTAAGGATATAGAAAATGAATAAACGAATGAAAAGACAAATGTTAATAGGCATCACAGTAATAATTAGTTTGGTAATGATTGGAATCGGCGGGAAAGTATACATCGATAAGAGAGAAGAAAGAAAAGCACAAGAATTATTAATGGCAGAAAAAGAATCGGTCCAAGCTTTGAAAAATACATTTGCGGATATTGTAGAAGTGAAAATTGAGGATACAGCTTATAACAATATGACAGGTTCATATAGAATGTTTCTTACTATGAAGAATATTAAAGACCAATCAGTTTATTTTTCGTATGGATTTGGAAAACATAGTCAAGAAATTGGTGATTATGGAATTATAGATAGCCATATACAAATTGAAGGGGTAACTAATACCAAAGTAAAAGTAACTTATTCCAACGGGGAGGAGGAAGATGTTTGAATCTAGTGAAATAGGCAGATTGGTGTATTAACGATATCGATAAGAAGCGAGAGGGATTATGAAAAAACGAATGAATAAAAAACTGTTAATAGGTATAATAGTCATGCTCAGTTTGGTAATAATCGTAATTGGAGGGAAATTATACATGGATAAGAGAGAAGAAAGAAAAGCGCAAGAATTGTTAGCAGTAGAGAAACAATCAGTGCAAGTTTTGAAAAATACATTTGCGTATATTGCAGAAGTGGAAATTGAACATTTTGATAGAAATGATATGACTGGATTTTATGGAGCAATGGTCACAATGACAAATACTAAAGGAGAGTCAGTCTATTTTGATTATGGCTTTATATCACAAACAAATAAATTAGGCGCTTATGGAATAGAAGATATAGATATACAAAAAGAAGGAATAACCACAAGAAAAATAAAAGTAACTTATAGTAATGGTCAGGAGGATGAAATATGACATTTACAGATGAGCAGTATCAGTGGCTTAGCGATAGAGTATATTGGTTAGACCCTAAGCACTTAAAACATAATACAAGTTTTAGAGAAGGTTCTATAAAATTTATTTGCGGGAAAAAATTCAAAATACTAAAACTCAAAGAAAACTCTAAAACAGATGGCACCTAAGCTATGGCAGTCGCTCCGTTGGATGAAAAAGGGAACGTTGATACTTCCCAAGTAGTGATTTCTTATGCAGGAACAAATATATAGGATATTAAGGATATAGAAAATGAAAAAACGAATGAATAAACAACTGTTAATAGGTATCACAGTAATAATCAGTTTGGTAATAATCGTAATTGGAGGGAAAGCATATATAGATAAGAGAGAAGAAAGAAAAGCCCAAGAATTATTAATCGCAGAAAAAGAATCGGTCCAAGCTTTGAAGAATATATTTGCGGATATTTTAGAAGTGAAGATGGAAGATGCAGGATATGACAAAGTTTCCATGACGGGGGCTCATGGCATGCGCGTTACTCTAACAAATACTAAAGGCCAGTCTGTTTGTTTTTCCTATAGTTTTGGAAACCATAGTCGTGAAATTGGTAGCTATGGAGTTATAGATAGAACAGTACAAGTAAAAGGAATTACGAAAAATAAAGTAAAAGTGATTCATTCCAATGGTAAGGTGGATTATGTATGATAATTACAGATAAAAACTATAATCAAATAAGTGAGCAGGTATACTGGCTAGATCCTAAACATCCTAGATATAATATTGATTTAAAGGAATGGATTATTCAAAATTTCGGTGGGGTTGAATTCAAAATGCTAAAACTCAAAGAAAACTCGAAAACAGATGACATGCAAGCTATGGTAGTCGCTCCGTTGGATGAAAAAGGGAACGTTGAT from Enterococcus mundtii includes the following:
- a CDS encoding DUF624 domain-containing protein, with translation MFKKQTFETNVYMKLFRLAYSFLAGNLCLLLVNLPFFLVVVTTAIDIRNSLIFLGSLFFFLPAAMTIFAWFVEGIQENEVPVKTFFQLYRRAWKKSMYLGGPGYLVIVISFVDILFFMHQPIGKWLIPFFFLLIILAISLIANNFYLQVRNPEISIRKIYHVSFYYVLKKWYISLLNTILVFLLLIVMVVKPQFGFLLTPCLFLGLIYLNCKQTYRHLSQNQ
- a CDS encoding MFS transporter; the encoded protein is MSKIIYDEKNWKTNIAYLLTSQAISMIGTMLVQYAIIWHVTLSTQSGTMVGLMNAIGILPMVLVMPFAGALADHYDRKKIAILSDSCVALASLFMAILLMINKEMEHNLFLLLGLIFIRSVGQGFQTPAVSSLIPQIAKEKHLVRINGIDQTIQAVMMLASPALAATLLTVLPLEMILMIDFVTAVIGVTMLFFRVTVSPMKSQETNKINVLSEINSGIKYLRTHKILLALILVGFMGSIFSTPAANLAPLQITRNFHDGLWQLSAIEIGFAAGMLVGGSVMSTWGGFKNKIKTIALGYSLLILPFILLGLTSNFWLYFAMMVAIGFVVPISRTAMVSFFQAKTDHAHMGRVMSLVTMAISIASPATMLILGPLADVISIDWIMTASGLFLIPLVLWLLVGKSFRF